The Enterococcus mundtii DNA window AAAGCATAAGAGTTGCCACTGAAAAGGGTAAACAAATAATTATAGTCGAAGCAGAGCTTGTTTCAAAGGAAATTGTCGATTCACGAATAACGGAAATTAGTAGAAATATAAATGAAGGAGTTATTGCTACAACAGAAAATACAAAGTTTAAAGATATTTTCAAGTTAGATTTAACGGGGCGTGGGGCCTCATTAATCGCAGAACAGGCAACAGATATGGTAAACAAATTCATTGAGTTAATTCCTAAAAATTTGCTAAATCAGGGATTAGAATTTATCAATGAAAAACAAGGAAAAATCATATTTGTAGATCGCCTTCTTGGTTACGTAGATGAGGCGATTCCTGCCGGGATATCACTACCCGAAAAACATTCAGAAGTAAATAGGATTAACAAGTCAGCTGGTAGATATAATATTACTAAGCGAATGATTGTAATAAATGGTCATGCTTCTGGATCAGCTGGTAAAGAAATGGATTCAGAAAGACTATCACATGAATTTGGACATGTCATAGATAATATGAAAGGCTTATCTTCCTCGTCTAAAGTTGAATTAATATCAAGTACTGCAGAATTTCAAGATATATATAATGAAGAAAAAAATAATATAAATGAATATGCAGGGACAAACAAAGAAGAATTTTTTGCAGAAGCATTTAGATTTTTTTATTCTGGACTAGAATCAAATAAAAACCTGCTTAAAGAACAAGCTCCTAGGACATATGAATTTATAAAAAAATTATAATTGAACAAGGTAAAAAAGAGGCTACCAGTTGTTGTCGTTCCGCTTTAAACATATTAACTTTGTTGAACAGCCTTTTTATCAGAACTCTCTCTAAAGGTTGATCTAGTCTCCCTATAATCCATGTTGTACATGATAGCCAATCTATAAATACATTATTGATAAATCAAAACTAAATAAACTTAAAAAGTTAAAATAATAAGTATCCAAGAAAATTTTGATACTAAAGCACCTCATTAAATAGCGTGTTCAGAAAACAAGATTTTAAAGATACAAAAATCGTTTTTCGTATCAAGAAAGAAATTTAATTTATTATATTACTCTTTTAACATTATATAATTGCTGGTTCATTATTTTCCGAGTCTATAAAAAAATGAAAACGTTATCTTTATTGTGATAGAATAAAATTAAACTAGAACTGTTAACTAAATTTCAAGAATAATAAACGGAGGCTCCATTATGAAAAAAATAGTTTTCTCGATTGTGTGTCTATTAGGTTTCTTATCTGTAGGATTCTTAGGTCAAAAAGTTCAAGCATCAGCAACACTCCCAAGTAGCTATTACCAAATTAGACCGATTTCTAATAAAAATATTTTCGTTAGTAATCACGATTTCTCATTAATAAATGTCAACAAGGATTTAAACAAATTTGAAGTGAGCTATTTAGATTTTAAAGATGGATATAGTATTTATTCTCAGTGGGGAGAAGGACGTGTTAGTTGGACAGGTAAACAGGGTTTAGGAAACCTGGTATACGATGAAACAAACAATTTAAACAATGTTAATTTATGGACCATTGATAAAGTTCCTGGTAAAGAAAACCAATATTTTATTCGGAGTAAGCAAAATCCAGAAATGGTATGGGATGTTCATAATGGTAACGCAAACGTTGGGGGACAGATTAAGGTAGAAAAACAACATCCTGAGAATAGTCCATACAGAGAATTTCAATATTTTATGTTTACAGAGTAAGTTATTACATTTCACTGAACTGTAAAGCTATTAGAAAATAAATATTTGCTGGCTTTTTTAAGTAATTAAGTATGTTATTCTCACCTCATCCTAGTTGTAAATACAAAAATACATTTGTATTTACAACTAGGATTTTCTCTACACAGGAAGATAGCCAGACAACAGTCTGACTATAAAATAACTACTTATTTTTTCGTTTAGTAGTTGGAAGTATTGGGCAATGAATTGATAACAATTTCCACAATTTTTAAAATGATAATGATATAAAATAAAGTCATCCAGATCGAAGATTCGCATTGATCAAACTTTGTCGCAACTTTCTTCGAAAGAAAAATACTACAATAAGTAGTTATTAAACTTCCTAATAAATCAGGACGCGCTATGATAGCAGCTATTAAAAAACTAATAGAAATGTATCCTTAAGGAGTAATATCTATTACTTGTGATCGCGGGATTTGATTTGTAAATCAATTCCAAGTCGGGCTTATTGAAGGCACCTTCGGGTGCAACATTTACTACGCAAACCCGTATGTACCTCATGAACATGGTTCTACCGAAAATCATAATGGATTACTTAGAAAATATTTCCCTAAATCGTTTAATTTAAAAAATGTCTCACAACGTATCGTCGATAATGCTGTAGAAAGATTGAATAATCGACCAAGAAAATTATAAAGTGAAAACACCAGTCTCAAAATTTAAATTAGAATACACGAGAATTAGATGATATTTTCAAAAATATATTTCATTTTTTATAAAATATTTTTGGCGAACAATTACATTTATTTAGATTTTATAACATGGTAAAATAGATCAAAAAGCGAACTATGCTTATATTAAAACAATGAATATTTACTATTATCTTAACATTCACCTCATATTTACAACTTTGTATAATATATCTTATGTAAACTAAAATGTTTTTAAATTTTATTTATACACACACGATAAATAGATCTATTTTATGATCCCTCACATTTACGATTGCACAAGAGAAACATAAAGTCGATCTATTAGCATTTCTTTTCAATTCAATCATTAAAAAAGTTTCTACCTCTGTTACTAAACAATGAAATTATCTATTTAAAATTTAAAACGGTAAATCTGATTCATCCAAATTGGAAAATGGATCAGCCTGTATTGGAGCTTTGTATTTCTCCATAATAACAGATATCTTTTTTTCATTTTTTAAAAAATACCTTTTAAATTTCTTATAGTCCTCTGAAATCAAAATATAGCGTGATGGATACTCATCAAAAGAAGAATCGTATTCTTCCTTTAAAATTCCCGATTTACTTAATTTTTCTAGTACATCAAATACTCTATCACTCAAGTAACTCCTTAAATTATTATCACTTTCCCATTGAACTACTTTTCTATTAGTTGAATTATCGGTCGAAAAGATAGAATTTTCATCCATAAATGCATATATTAGTAACAATCTTTCATCATTGTCAAATTCTATTGGATCAAAAATGTCTAAGTTGTCTTCAAAATCTTTATCAGTTCCTGTAACTTTTTTGTTAATTGCTGAAGGTGTCTTGTAAGAAATAGAATCTAAATCAAAGCGTTTTGATTCTAAATTATTTTGTGCTTTCTCAATTAAATAATTAACTTTTTTTGTGAGAAACCTTCTGATATTGTCTTTGCTATATGTTCCATAAAAACCCTTATCTTCTAGAGAGTCCCTGTACTTCTTAACTTCTATATACTCTTCAGCCAAAATTTGTGGAACTGGTTCGTCTAAGAAAAAAATCCCTACCTCGCCTTTGCTATTTTTATAAAAGTAATCAATTTCTGCTATAGTTCCCGACCTATAATTATCAACTGGAGAGCCCAACTTATGGCCAAAAATCGCTAATAAAATATCACTATTTTCTACAATTTGTTTATTAATAACACTTTGCCCAGAGCTATTATTTATATAAGTAGGAATCGCATTAGTTTCCCATCGAATAGGCATCAAAATTACTTTTGTATTATCTGTATTTTCTATATTCCATCTATATATGGTTTCTTCTACTTCATTCCTCTTTGCTGCTATATCGCCTGGTGATGCTATAAATACTTTTATAAGATTTATGGTTTTCATTTATTGTACCTTTCTCTTTATGTCTCTTTAAAGTAATTTTGGTATAAAATTTATTGTCTTTTACACTATAGGACAACTTTTATCTATCTAGTAAAAAAAGGCCCACTAAACTAATTGATTAGTTAGGAGCCTAATATAGATATATTTTCAACTTGCTTTTAAGCAAATTCTACTACCAGCTTTTTACCTAATGCTCTGGCGATATCATCAAGTTTATCAAAAGATACGTTATCCCCTCTCTCAATTCGAGCAATAGTAGATTGAGTTGTATGTGCTTTTTGTGCAAGCTCCGCTTGAGTTAGCCCTGCTTCCTCCCGAGCATGATAAAGAGCAACCGCAGTTTCTAGTTTTCTTCCTTCTCGATCATATGCTTCTGCAAAATCTTTATCTTTTTTCTTTTCTTCAATCAATTTTTTAATCATCATTTGTGAACCACTCCTCTCTAAGTTCTTTTGCATGCTTGAGTTCAGTTATTGGTGTTTTCTCCGTTTTTTTAGTAAATCCATGGGTAATGACATACCTTCCATTGTCCACATGGAAATAGATAGCTCTTTGGATGTTTGATCCTACCTTACTTCTTAATTCGTACAAATTAGTGTCTAATTTTTTCACCCATTTCAAACGTTTAGCTACTAGCATCCCATTCTTTTCCGTTTCTTCAATTGTACGTAAAAGCTTCGCACTATCTTTTTTTGGTAATGTTTCCAACCATTCTAAAAATTCATCATGACCATTAGGTCTTTTAAATGTTTCAAAAGATATTTTTTCCATACCTAATTATATCATATATTGATTTTATATTATAGTATATAACATAAAAATTCGAATGGTTTACTATGAAATATGCATTTTATTATCTACTTAATCCTTTATACTTAGTAAACAAATACTCGCATAAAACCATAGAAGAATTTGCAACAAGAATTGCTTCTTCTTCCTTAATTACTATTCTATTTGATCCATGCGCATGAGCATCTCCTTGACTATTTCTCATTTCGAGTATTTTATCTGATAATGTATTGAGTGCTCCAACAAGGGCTTTGATTCTATTATCCATATTTTTTTCAGTTTTAATATTGAGGCGGCCAAATGCTTCTTTTCTTAATTCTTTTGACTTAAATAAATTAATATTAACACTCGGTCCTTCTGTATTTTCAATAATAAATTTTAGAACTTCATCAATTAAAGTATTTGCTTTTGTCAAAAAAGAGTCAAAATCCTTGTTTTTAATATCTGTTTGAATCCTAATTGGTAGCTGCCGGATATAAAGTAAATCAATCTCGCTTGAAAATTTCATTTTTCTTAATGCAATTGAATTATCTTCTTTAAATACTTCCTCAAAAAGTAACTGAACTATCGGTTTCATTTCAATAGATTCATATTTTTTATCTTGATCCATAATACCTTTTAAAGATTGGATTAACCTTTTCTTTAACGAATCATCAAATTGATCGTCAAGCAGAAACTTTTGAAAGGATACTCCCTTTGAGCCTCCATAATGATTTTGTATTTCAATCCCTACGATTTTCTTTGTAAATATGTTCCACGTTACATTAGTAAAGTCTAAAATATATCCCGCAGAATTTGAAAAAGTTAAACAAAACGAACCGAACAACTAACTTGATCTTCAAGTGGTTGCTCGGTTTTCTACCACTATTTTCTATAAGTATTTCCCAGTGAACCCAAAAAGAAAATAATATTGTACAAAAAAGAAGGTTTAACAGAACCTACTTTCTATTTTTTCTCATAAAGAACATATTTTACAATACTTTCCTCACGTTGCTGTACATGAACAGCAATCGGACGATAATTCCAGTGGAGCCAAGGTGTACCAAAATTATTGACATCTTCGTTCAGTTTTAGACCAGCTATCACATAATCTGTTCTTTTTTCTTCCACGTATTTGTTTTGCTGATCCATACTTTCTTGATAAACTTTGTAAGGAATATTTATATTCATAAAGTATTTAACATTTGGAACAATATCTGGTATTACCGAGAAACCAT harbors:
- a CDS encoding helix-turn-helix domain-containing protein, encoding MMIKKLIEEKKKDKDFAEAYDREGRKLETAVALYHAREEAGLTQAELAQKAHTTQSTIARIERGDNVSFDKLDDIARALGKKLVVEFA
- a CDS encoding type II toxin-antitoxin system RelE/ParE family toxin, whose protein sequence is MEKISFETFKRPNGHDEFLEWLETLPKKDSAKLLRTIEETEKNGMLVAKRLKWVKKLDTNLYELRSKVGSNIQRAIYFHVDNGRYVITHGFTKKTEKTPITELKHAKELREEWFTNDD
- a CDS encoding abortive infection family protein, giving the protein MFGSFCLTFSNSAGYILDFTNVTWNIFTKKIVGIEIQNHYGGSKGVSFQKFLLDDQFDDSLKKRLIQSLKGIMDQDKKYESIEMKPIVQLLFEEVFKEDNSIALRKMKFSSEIDLLYIRQLPIRIQTDIKNKDFDSFLTKANTLIDEVLKFIIENTEGPSVNINLFKSKELRKEAFGRLNIKTEKNMDNRIKALVGALNTLSDKILEMRNSQGDAHAHGSNRIVIKEEEAILVANSSMVLCEYLFTKYKGLSR
- a CDS encoding DUF4062 domain-containing protein, which produces MKTINLIKVFIASPGDIAAKRNEVEETIYRWNIENTDNTKVILMPIRWETNAIPTYINNSSGQSVINKQIVENSDILLAIFGHKLGSPVDNYRSGTIAEIDYFYKNSKGEVGIFFLDEPVPQILAEEYIEVKKYRDSLEDKGFYGTYSKDNIRRFLTKKVNYLIEKAQNNLESKRFDLDSISYKTPSAINKKVTGTDKDFEDNLDIFDPIEFDNDERLLLIYAFMDENSIFSTDNSTNRKVVQWESDNNLRSYLSDRVFDVLEKLSKSGILKEEYDSSFDEYPSRYILISEDYKKFKRYFLKNEKKISVIMEKYKAPIQADPFSNLDESDLPF
- a CDS encoding anthrax toxin lethal factor-related metalloendopeptidase, translated to MKVILGIVTVIVMGLVFPNNVEAIRDYKNKDYDEAVDEIISEFESFRDELTEREEDTLRIFENNINKASSAADPHLNYLLRVTGGHLESLPVGLTPEEILKVSTIKTENRTIEELFRRETGRIKEGLFLYSSLSSTDFFMPESTFYTQDNPNLLSEDRIRYLRDNLKYGVSSDFLTGSPVGDEPQATGFLKYRIKIPPNTHLVHLNDAMDYLVINKGTGMEVKSIRVATEKGKQIIIVEAELVSKEIVDSRITEISRNINEGVIATTENTKFKDIFKLDLTGRGASLIAEQATDMVNKFIELIPKNLLNQGLEFINEKQGKIIFVDRLLGYVDEAIPAGISLPEKHSEVNRINKSAGRYNITKRMIVINGHASGSAGKEMDSERLSHEFGHVIDNMKGLSSSSKVELISSTAEFQDIYNEEKNNINEYAGTNKEEFFAEAFRFFYSGLESNKNLLKEQAPRTYEFIKKL